One segment of Streptomyces sp. XD-27 DNA contains the following:
- a CDS encoding LLM class F420-dependent oxidoreductase, with protein MPLQRPFRFGVNMFVPGSRREWIAKCRRAEELGFDVVGVADHLGFSAPFPAMVLAAETTERVRLTTFVLNTPFYNPVLLARDVASTDQFVDGRMELGLGAGYVKAEFDTAEIPFPSGGKRVEQLEQTVTTLRRLFADTEYQPRPAQPSGPPLLIGGWGDRLLRLAATHADIIAFTGGWANTTGDVLQLAGSAQTEERVAYVRGLLGDRADAVELNLLVQQVIPPAERAAVPDRFEPLPPDAEHSPEELPSVLIGTPAEMAQQIKERRERYGFTYFTVMEYNMENFAPVIAALR; from the coding sequence ATGCCTTTACAGCGCCCCTTCCGCTTCGGTGTCAACATGTTCGTTCCCGGATCGCGACGTGAGTGGATCGCGAAGTGCCGCAGAGCCGAGGAACTCGGTTTCGATGTAGTCGGGGTGGCCGATCATCTGGGGTTCTCCGCGCCGTTTCCAGCAATGGTGCTCGCAGCCGAAACGACCGAACGGGTACGGCTGACGACGTTCGTGTTGAACACACCGTTCTACAACCCCGTCCTTCTCGCGCGTGACGTGGCGAGCACCGACCAATTCGTCGACGGGCGTATGGAACTCGGGCTCGGCGCAGGCTACGTGAAGGCCGAGTTCGACACCGCGGAGATACCGTTCCCCAGCGGCGGAAAGCGGGTCGAACAGCTGGAACAGACCGTCACCACGTTGCGCCGTCTGTTTGCGGACACGGAATATCAGCCGCGTCCGGCCCAACCATCCGGGCCACCACTGCTGATTGGGGGCTGGGGCGACCGGCTGCTGCGGCTGGCCGCCACACACGCCGACATCATCGCCTTCACCGGAGGCTGGGCCAACACCACCGGTGATGTACTCCAACTGGCCGGAAGCGCGCAGACGGAAGAACGGGTCGCCTACGTGCGCGGCCTACTCGGTGACCGCGCCGACGCCGTGGAGCTCAATCTCCTGGTGCAGCAGGTGATTCCGCCCGCCGAACGCGCCGCGGTACCTGACAGGTTCGAGCCGCTGCCGCCGGACGCCGAGCACAGCCCCGAGGAACTGCCCAGTGTGTTGATCGGAACCCCAGCGGAGATGGCGCAACAAATCAAGGAACGTCGCGAACGCTACGGCTTCACCTACTTCACGGTCATGGAATACAACATGGAGAACTTCGCGCCGGTCATCGCCGCGCTGCGCTGA
- a CDS encoding aldehyde dehydrogenase family protein, with amino-acid sequence MLPLDVLGPGGPYRSRRQETIRDLAGNPVATLSLAPSLYITRAIKALRRAPALPVDTRIAALAQAGRAFATQSIAGLTPEEYQHTVSAVTGIPITVVRNATDDIARAAELIHHTVENARPAAAVGSWRDPRARGGAAVWTRRGEVFAVHAAGNHPAVHQGWFDALALGYRVAVRPSRREPFTPHRLVTALRKAGFGDEGIALLPTDHNVADDILRHADFGMVYGGADVVGKYAGDRRILPQGPGRSKILITAETEWEPIVDTIVESISSGGGTGCVNATGVLVEGDPSPVAEAIAERLAALPSLPATDERAVLPVMPVGPARRWEKYLRQRAAGTKAWLGGDGIADDLGDGSAVLRPAVHQLDSPFAEQLGMELGFPCAWIAPWDRDAGIRPLRDTLVLTAVTTDENLIDALVAEPTIANVYVGDHPTPWMEHGLPHDGYLAEFLMRTKTIRR; translated from the coding sequence ATGTTGCCCCTGGACGTTCTCGGCCCCGGCGGCCCCTATCGGTCCCGGCGCCAGGAGACCATTCGAGATCTTGCCGGAAACCCGGTCGCGACGCTGAGTCTCGCACCCTCGCTCTACATCACCCGCGCGATAAAGGCCCTGCGCCGAGCGCCGGCGCTCCCCGTCGACACACGGATCGCGGCACTCGCACAGGCGGGGCGGGCTTTCGCCACGCAGTCGATCGCGGGACTTACGCCGGAGGAATATCAGCACACCGTCAGCGCGGTTACCGGGATACCGATCACGGTGGTGCGCAATGCCACCGACGACATCGCACGGGCCGCCGAGCTGATCCACCACACCGTGGAGAACGCGCGACCGGCCGCTGCGGTCGGCTCGTGGCGCGATCCGCGGGCCCGGGGCGGTGCGGCGGTGTGGACCCGGCGCGGTGAGGTGTTCGCCGTCCATGCGGCGGGCAATCACCCTGCGGTGCACCAGGGTTGGTTCGATGCCCTCGCGCTCGGCTATCGCGTTGCCGTGCGTCCCTCCCGTCGTGAACCGTTCACCCCCCATCGGCTGGTCACTGCCCTGCGCAAGGCCGGTTTCGGCGACGAGGGAATCGCGTTGCTGCCCACCGACCACAACGTGGCCGACGACATCCTCCGGCACGCCGACTTCGGAATGGTGTACGGCGGTGCGGATGTCGTGGGCAAATATGCGGGCGACCGACGCATTCTGCCGCAGGGCCCCGGGCGCTCCAAGATACTCATCACCGCCGAAACCGAGTGGGAGCCGATCGTCGACACCATCGTGGAGTCGATCAGCAGTGGTGGGGGCACCGGTTGCGTCAACGCCACCGGCGTACTGGTCGAGGGCGACCCCTCCCCCGTGGCCGAGGCGATCGCCGAACGCCTCGCCGCGCTGCCCAGCCTGCCCGCGACGGACGAACGCGCAGTCCTGCCCGTGATGCCCGTCGGTCCCGCCCGTCGGTGGGAGAAGTATCTGCGGCAGCGGGCAGCGGGCACCAAGGCGTGGCTCGGCGGTGACGGTATCGCCGACGATCTCGGCGATGGTTCCGCGGTGCTCCGGCCGGCGGTGCACCAGCTCGACAGCCCGTTCGCCGAACAACTCGGGATGGAACTGGGCTTCCCCTGTGCGTGGATCGCACCGTGGGACCGTGACGCCGGGATCCGACCGCTGCGCGACACCCTCGTCCTCACTGCCGTCACCACCGACGAGAATCTGATCGACGCATTGGTGGCCGAGCCGACCATCGCCAACGTCTACGTCGGTGACCATCCGACCCCGTGGATGGAGCACGGACTGCCGCACGACGGCTACCTCGCTGAATTCCTCATGCGCACCAAGACGATTCGACGCTGA
- a CDS encoding AMP-binding protein produces the protein MVEHTGGEFVREMMRWHFSPETGSPFWLKRAETLGFDPLTDVRDFDDLGLFPNVVDELRDVGVRELIPRGYGDEHGAAVYESGGTTGQPKRVMYAAEWHRRSVEWFSERLDSHGVPRNVDWLSAVPTGPHNVGAMAVDTAMSRGGLNFSIDLDPRWVKKLLAQGRMDVADAYTDHLIEQVGYILTSQDVGVLFATPPMLERLAQHDDLVELVNRKVRAIIWGGTHLDADTRDLLRDEVFASATFVGGYGGTMMLGTSVERPGLGADEPCVFDSFAPYTTFRVIDPDTGKVVPYGDRGQIVLHHMSRSALLVNNIERDYATRIAPLDGGFGDSVADVAPVASFGDTKVIEGVY, from the coding sequence ATGGTCGAGCACACTGGCGGAGAGTTCGTTCGGGAGATGATGCGGTGGCACTTCAGTCCGGAGACCGGGTCACCGTTCTGGCTGAAACGGGCCGAAACCCTCGGCTTCGATCCGCTGACCGATGTCCGGGATTTCGACGATCTCGGCTTGTTTCCCAACGTGGTGGACGAGCTGCGCGATGTCGGCGTCCGTGAGCTGATTCCCCGTGGCTACGGTGACGAGCACGGGGCGGCCGTCTACGAAAGCGGCGGTACCACAGGGCAGCCCAAGCGAGTGATGTACGCCGCGGAGTGGCATCGGCGCAGCGTCGAATGGTTCAGTGAGCGACTGGATTCTCACGGCGTACCTCGAAATGTCGACTGGCTCAGTGCGGTTCCCACCGGGCCGCACAATGTCGGAGCAATGGCGGTCGACACCGCGATGTCTCGGGGTGGGCTGAACTTCAGCATCGATCTGGACCCGCGATGGGTGAAGAAGCTCCTCGCCCAGGGCCGGATGGACGTGGCCGACGCCTACACTGATCACCTCATCGAACAGGTCGGCTACATTCTGACCAGCCAGGACGTGGGCGTCCTCTTCGCCACCCCGCCGATGCTGGAGCGCCTCGCGCAGCACGACGATCTGGTCGAGTTGGTGAACCGGAAGGTTCGCGCGATCATCTGGGGTGGTACACATCTGGACGCTGACACCCGAGATCTGCTGCGCGACGAGGTGTTCGCGAGCGCCACGTTCGTCGGCGGGTACGGCGGCACGATGATGCTGGGGACATCGGTGGAGCGACCCGGCCTTGGTGCCGACGAGCCGTGCGTGTTCGACTCGTTCGCTCCGTACACCACGTTCCGGGTGATCGACCCCGACACCGGCAAGGTCGTTCCGTACGGCGACCGCGGGCAGATAGTTCTGCATCACATGAGCCGAAGTGCCTTGCTGGTCAACAACATCGAGCGGGACTACGCAACCCGGATCGCACCGCTGGACGGCGGCTTCGGTGATTCGGTCGCAGACGTCGCACCCGTGGCGTCCTTCGGCGATACGAAGGTGATCGAGGGCGTGTACTGA
- a CDS encoding FAD-binding oxidoreductase, whose translation MSQLPQRADAVVIGGGVIGNSIACQLAESGVGTVLLERGALGSGSSGTTAGVVRTYFPGNALISGLAARSLAAYHTLAERTGTDLGLKRIGLLVLFTDEQQVQDFRHTQAAQQAAGVDVELVTPAEAARLNPLVDERTILAAAWSPEAYACDPAAIVRGYATAAQQAGATLCTEAPVTGIDPDGRVHTPAGSIRADTIVCAAGPWAGKVAAMADVHIPVTTYPVEMLLTDTPGSAPRHALPMTMHPSSLRIRSWGDRILVGMGRPAPDETRQAWLQRVSHHLGTTFPTLAGNGLESGWSGDLDVSPDGMAFIGRDRSRPFLYAAGFSGQGLCQAPAAGEIIRNLVLDKESWTDTAGLSTDRCLSGSAETG comes from the coding sequence ATGAGCCAACTCCCCCAACGCGCGGACGCCGTCGTCATCGGCGGGGGCGTCATCGGCAACTCAATAGCGTGCCAGCTCGCCGAGTCAGGCGTCGGTACCGTCCTGCTGGAGCGTGGCGCGCTCGGATCGGGATCGTCCGGGACCACTGCGGGCGTTGTGCGTACCTACTTTCCCGGCAACGCTCTCATCAGCGGCCTTGCCGCCCGGAGCCTGGCGGCTTACCACACCCTTGCCGAACGGACCGGAACCGACCTCGGCCTGAAGCGCATCGGCTTACTCGTGCTGTTCACCGACGAACAGCAGGTGCAGGACTTCCGACACACCCAAGCTGCCCAGCAGGCAGCTGGAGTGGACGTCGAACTCGTGACCCCTGCTGAAGCAGCGCGGCTCAACCCGCTGGTCGACGAGCGAACCATCCTGGCGGCAGCCTGGTCACCCGAGGCCTACGCCTGCGACCCCGCCGCGATCGTGCGCGGCTATGCCACAGCCGCCCAGCAGGCCGGCGCCACCCTGTGCACGGAAGCCCCCGTCACCGGCATCGACCCGGACGGGCGGGTCCACACGCCTGCGGGCAGCATCCGCGCCGACACCATCGTCTGCGCGGCAGGCCCCTGGGCGGGAAAGGTCGCCGCCATGGCCGACGTGCACATTCCTGTGACCACATACCCCGTCGAAATGCTCCTGACCGACACCCCTGGTAGTGCCCCGCGCCACGCTCTGCCGATGACCATGCACCCGTCCAGCCTGCGGATTCGAAGCTGGGGAGATCGCATCCTCGTCGGGATGGGCCGCCCCGCTCCGGACGAAACCCGACAGGCCTGGCTCCAACGGGTGTCACACCACCTCGGCACGACCTTCCCGACCCTCGCCGGCAACGGCCTCGAAAGCGGGTGGAGCGGAGACCTCGACGTCAGCCCGGACGGGATGGCTTTCATCGGCCGCGATCGCTCCCGCCCGTTCCTCTACGCGGCTGGATTCTCCGGTCAGGGACTGTGCCAAGCGCCTGCCGCCGGAGAGATCATCCGAAACCTCGTGCTCGACAAGGAATCCTGGACCGACACGGCCGGCCTCTCCACCGACCGCTGCCTCAGTGGTTCGGCCGAGACTGGGTGA
- a CDS encoding transposase family protein: MTTARRDDAGGIWRALAPWGQALVLLVFLAKGDTFEPLGCRFGIGTETARRYVNEGIDALAALPPPPTLADALAAEALTTAEGELVFLGEVRVGSTHDLTVGRADGIIESASEQDVEITADSGCRDADGTVHTPDQAPQGQEPQRLGEAGQHRPCAPASPRRAALRPAQ; encoded by the coding sequence CTGACCACCGCCCGAAGGGATGACGCGGGCGGTATCTGGCGGGCCCTGGCGCCGTGGGGCCAGGCGCTCGTGCTGCTGGTCTTCCTCGCCAAGGGCGACACCTTTGAACCGCTCGGATGCCGCTTCGGGATCGGCACCGAGACCGCCCGCCGCTACGTCAACGAGGGCATCGATGCCCTCGCCGCGCTGCCCCCACCCCCCACCCTGGCCGACGCCCTCGCCGCCGAGGCGCTGACCACCGCCGAAGGCGAGCTGGTCTTCCTCGGCGAGGTCCGAGTCGGCTCCACGCACGACCTGACCGTCGGCCGCGCCGACGGCATCATCGAGTCCGCCTCCGAGCAGGACGTGGAGATCACCGCCGACTCCGGCTGCCGAGACGCCGACGGCACCGTTCACACCCCCGATCAAGCGCCCCAAGGGCAAGAGCCGCAACGGCTGGGAGAAGCTGGCCAACACCGCCCTTGCGCGCCTGCGAGCCCCCGCAGAGCGGCCCTTCGCCCAGCTCAATAG
- a CDS encoding CatB-related O-acetyltransferase gives MPVPADPNVVHPMPDQPRLVLLRPLITSPLIDVGEFSYYDDPDDPTAFETSNVLYHYGPEKLVIGKFCALGEGVRFIMNGANHRMDGPSTFPFPIMGGSWAEHFDLITGLPGRGDTVVGNDVWFGYRAMVMPGVRIGHGAIIASGSVVVDDVPDYGIVGGNPAKLIRRRYSDEDIARLLAIAWWDWPAEHITEHVRTIMSGTIDDLEAAAPRRR, from the coding sequence ATGCCAGTTCCCGCAGATCCGAACGTGGTTCACCCGATGCCGGACCAGCCGCGTCTGGTACTGCTCAGGCCGCTGATCACCTCGCCGCTGATCGACGTCGGAGAGTTCTCCTACTACGACGACCCGGACGATCCGACAGCATTCGAGACGTCCAACGTGCTGTATCACTACGGGCCGGAGAAGCTGGTCATCGGCAAGTTCTGCGCCCTCGGCGAGGGGGTGCGGTTCATCATGAACGGTGCCAATCACCGGATGGACGGCCCTTCGACGTTTCCCTTCCCGATCATGGGAGGTTCGTGGGCCGAGCACTTCGATCTGATCACCGGCCTGCCCGGCCGTGGTGACACCGTGGTGGGCAACGACGTGTGGTTCGGATACCGGGCCATGGTGATGCCCGGCGTCCGCATCGGTCATGGAGCGATCATCGCCTCCGGTTCCGTTGTCGTCGACGACGTCCCCGACTACGGCATCGTCGGCGGCAACCCGGCCAAACTCATCCGCCGCCGCTACAGCGATGAGGACATCGCCCGCCTTCTGGCCATCGCCTGGTGGGACTGGCCGGCCGAGCACATCACCGAGCACGTCCGGACCATCATGTCCGGCACCATCGACGACCTTGAGGCCGCAGCCCCGAGGAGGCGATAG
- a CDS encoding SDR family oxidoreductase, whose product MADHHRQPVAPSAIAPGQQMFTAAGMQDIPMPRALTTGEVRATVDDFRRAAARAIRAGADAVEIHGANGYLLHQFLGEGSNHRDDIYGGSLANRARLTVETAQAVSAEIGGERTGLRLSPGAPMGRVDEGSTGPDTYRHLVSELAPLNLAYVHLLHLGDEELLRDVRAQWPTALLVNRPGRDRAEVAADIEAGLADVATVGAWALANPDLPQRLRTGAPLNEADWPPFGTLSAYVTSKAALAGMTRALARDLGTRGITVNNIQPDPIRTDLTSADSRAHNVMTTATALRRFGTPEEIAGLVAYLSGPDAAYITGATITADGGYPA is encoded by the coding sequence GTGGCCGACCACCACCGGCAGCCGGTGGCGCCCTCGGCGATCGCCCCCGGGCAGCAGATGTTCACCGCGGCCGGGATGCAGGACATCCCCATGCCGCGCGCGCTGACCACCGGGGAAGTGCGCGCCACGGTCGACGACTTCCGTCGGGCTGCCGCACGCGCGATCCGGGCGGGCGCCGACGCGGTCGAGATCCACGGCGCGAACGGTTACCTGCTGCACCAGTTCCTCGGCGAGGGCTCCAACCACCGTGATGACATCTACGGCGGTTCCCTCGCCAACCGCGCCCGACTGACCGTGGAGACAGCCCAGGCCGTCAGCGCGGAGATCGGCGGCGAGCGTACGGGGCTCCGCCTGTCGCCGGGCGCGCCGATGGGCCGCGTGGACGAGGGCAGCACCGGTCCCGACACCTACCGCCATCTGGTGAGCGAACTCGCGCCGCTGAACCTCGCCTACGTGCACCTGCTGCATCTGGGGGATGAGGAACTGCTGCGGGACGTGCGTGCCCAGTGGCCGACCGCGCTGCTGGTCAACCGCCCCGGACGCGACCGGGCCGAGGTGGCGGCAGACATCGAAGCGGGACTCGCCGACGTCGCCACCGTCGGTGCGTGGGCACTGGCCAACCCTGACCTACCGCAGCGGCTGCGGACCGGCGCCCCGCTCAACGAGGCCGACTGGCCCCCTTTCGGCACCCTGTCCGCGTACGTCACCAGCAAAGCCGCCCTCGCCGGCATGACCCGCGCCCTCGCCCGTGATCTCGGTACTCGCGGGATCACGGTCAACAACATCCAGCCCGATCCCATCCGCACCGACCTGACCTCTGCCGACAGCCGCGCACACAACGTCATGACCACGGCCACGGCCCTTCGCCGTTTCGGCACCCCGGAGGAGATCGCAGGCCTCGTCGCCTACCTCTCCGGCCCCGACGCCGCCTACATCACCGGCGCCACCATCACCGCCGACGGCGGATACCCGGCCTGA
- a CDS encoding immune inhibitor A domain-containing protein produces MSRRLKGAGAAIALALLAAPAISAQALAAPAPVTAPPPAADHPHDARHGHGAEAPPAPSRQELQQQAVRRQALEQVAAGRIDTVDGRLPQRVKVGKRYVELAQERKDKIFVILAEFGEQVDNTTEFEGKPRFGGEPGPLHNTIDKPAKADNHTVWRKDFDRAYYQQRFFGDKPGAVSLRNYYRLQSSGRYDMDGHVTDWVKLPWNENRYGTDNCSESGQCRTNWDLVRDATNAWYHSERAKGRTPAEIKAQLAEYDVWDRYDFDRDGNFDEPDGYLDHLMIVHAGKDQTWGGGKQGTGAVWAHRWFAYWNQAGSAGPEGNKNGGAPVGESGIWAGDYLTGGENSGVGLFAHEFGHDLGLPDMYSSDGDNSVNFWSLMSSASYLAKGRNTTGEYPGDLDAWSKLQLGWLDYTEADAGRKTRALLGVSGYNTEDPQALLVHLPPSTTSTDLTDPYEGGSQWWSGTGDYMDNTLTRTVDLTAAGGAARLDARAWYDTEEGYDFLTVEASTDGGVRWTPLTGTVGGRPLPANGISGASGGWTELSVPLDRFTGRSVQLRLRVTSDSNTHGKGVTFDDIRITAGGTELLRDGAEQGANGWSAVKWSRTQGRTGTAEHPRAYLVENRRHTGYGAYLKTGPYNFGWTGDAAHPEKKDTVEFYPYQEGVLVWLWDTAYSDNTTKAHPGKGMLLPVDARPQALRFTDGTLVNARAQTFDAPFSLRPSDEILLHRAGVPVVVPERPGVPVFDDHTGTYWNEELPQVGVKVPDTGTRIAVVKEAQDGRLTTVQVSPSH; encoded by the coding sequence ATGTCGCGCAGACTCAAGGGGGCAGGAGCGGCGATAGCCCTCGCACTCCTCGCCGCCCCCGCCATCAGCGCCCAGGCGCTCGCCGCACCCGCACCCGTCACCGCGCCTCCACCGGCCGCCGACCACCCGCACGACGCCCGCCACGGGCACGGCGCCGAGGCTCCGCCGGCGCCCAGCCGCCAGGAACTGCAGCAGCAGGCCGTGCGCCGACAGGCCCTGGAGCAGGTGGCGGCGGGCCGTATCGACACGGTCGACGGCCGGCTCCCGCAGCGGGTCAAGGTCGGAAAGCGCTACGTGGAACTCGCCCAGGAACGCAAGGACAAGATCTTCGTCATCCTCGCGGAGTTCGGCGAGCAGGTGGACAACACCACCGAGTTCGAGGGCAAGCCCCGCTTCGGCGGTGAGCCCGGCCCCCTGCACAACACCATCGACAAGCCCGCCAAGGCCGACAACCACACGGTCTGGCGCAAGGACTTCGACCGCGCCTACTACCAGCAGCGGTTCTTCGGCGACAAGCCCGGCGCCGTCAGCCTGCGCAACTACTACCGGCTCCAGTCCTCCGGCCGGTACGACATGGACGGCCACGTCACCGACTGGGTGAAGCTGCCCTGGAACGAGAACCGCTACGGCACCGACAACTGCTCCGAGTCCGGTCAGTGCCGCACCAACTGGGACCTGGTGCGCGACGCCACCAACGCCTGGTACCACTCCGAGCGGGCCAAGGGCCGCACCCCGGCCGAGATCAAGGCCCAGCTCGCCGAGTACGACGTCTGGGACCGCTACGACTTCGACCGCGACGGGAACTTCGACGAGCCCGACGGCTACCTCGACCACCTGATGATCGTCCACGCCGGGAAGGACCAGACCTGGGGCGGCGGCAAGCAGGGCACCGGCGCCGTCTGGGCGCACCGCTGGTTCGCGTACTGGAACCAGGCCGGATCCGCGGGCCCCGAGGGCAACAAGAACGGCGGCGCCCCGGTCGGTGAGTCCGGCATCTGGGCAGGCGACTACCTCACCGGCGGCGAGAACAGCGGGGTCGGCCTGTTCGCCCACGAGTTCGGCCACGACCTGGGCCTGCCGGACATGTACAGCTCCGACGGCGACAACAGCGTCAACTTCTGGTCGCTGATGTCGTCCGCCTCGTACCTGGCCAAGGGCCGCAACACGACCGGCGAGTATCCGGGCGACCTCGACGCCTGGAGCAAGCTGCAGTTGGGCTGGCTGGACTACACCGAGGCCGACGCGGGCCGTAAGACCCGCGCCCTGCTGGGCGTGTCCGGGTACAACACCGAGGACCCGCAGGCGCTCTTGGTGCACCTGCCGCCGTCGACCACCTCCACCGACCTGACCGACCCCTACGAGGGCGGCAGCCAGTGGTGGAGCGGCACCGGCGACTACATGGACAACACCCTGACCCGCACCGTCGACCTGACCGCCGCGGGCGGCGCGGCCCGCCTCGACGCCAGGGCCTGGTACGACACCGAGGAGGGCTACGACTTCCTGACGGTGGAGGCGTCCACGGACGGCGGGGTGCGCTGGACCCCCCTGACCGGCACCGTCGGCGGACGGCCCCTTCCGGCCAACGGGATCTCCGGCGCCTCGGGCGGCTGGACGGAGCTGAGCGTGCCGCTGGACCGGTTCACCGGCCGGAGCGTACAGCTGCGGCTGCGGGTGACCTCCGACAGCAACACCCACGGCAAGGGCGTCACCTTCGACGACATCCGCATCACCGCGGGCGGCACCGAGCTGCTGCGCGACGGCGCCGAGCAGGGCGCCAACGGCTGGAGCGCCGTGAAGTGGTCACGGACCCAGGGGCGCACGGGCACCGCCGAGCACCCGCGGGCCTACCTCGTGGAGAACCGCCGCCACACCGGGTACGGCGCCTACCTGAAGACCGGCCCGTACAACTTCGGCTGGACCGGCGACGCCGCCCACCCGGAGAAGAAGGACACGGTGGAGTTCTACCCGTACCAGGAGGGCGTGCTCGTCTGGCTCTGGGACACCGCCTACAGCGACAACACCACCAAGGCGCACCCGGGCAAGGGCATGCTCCTGCCGGTCGACGCCCGGCCGCAGGCGCTGCGGTTCACGGACGGAACGCTGGTCAACGCGCGGGCGCAGACCTTCGACGCGCCCTTCTCGCTCCGGCCGAGTGACGAGATCCTGCTGCACCGCGCCGGAGTGCCCGTGGTCGTCCCGGAGCGCCCGGGCGTGCCGGTCTTCGACGACCACACGGGCACGTACTGGAACGAGGAGCTGCCGCAGGTCGGGGTGAAGGTGCCGGACACCGGGACGAGGATCGCGGTGGTGAAGGAGGCCCAGGACGGTCGGCTGACGACGGTGCAGGTGAGCCCCTCGCACTGA
- a CDS encoding DinB family protein gives MSETTTDTGERADLLAMLAQHRHFLRFTTRDLTDEQARKRTTASELCLGGLVKHVAAVERTWTAFILEGPSAMPDFTTITEADLARRADEFRLLPEETLAGVLADYAEAAQRMDELVASLPDLGATQPLPKAPWFEAGAYWSVRRVLMHVIAETAQHAGHADIIRESLDGAKSMG, from the coding sequence ATGAGCGAGACCACGACCGACACCGGTGAGCGCGCCGACCTGCTGGCGATGCTGGCCCAGCACCGGCACTTCCTGCGCTTCACCACGCGCGACCTCACCGACGAGCAGGCCAGGAAGCGGACCACCGCCAGCGAGCTGTGCCTGGGCGGCCTGGTCAAGCACGTCGCCGCGGTCGAGCGGACCTGGACGGCCTTCATCCTGGAAGGCCCGTCGGCGATGCCCGACTTCACCACCATCACCGAGGCCGACCTGGCCCGGCGGGCCGACGAGTTCCGGCTGCTGCCCGAGGAGACCCTGGCGGGCGTGCTGGCCGACTACGCCGAAGCGGCCCAGCGTATGGATGAGTTGGTGGCCTCGCTGCCCGACCTGGGCGCGACCCAGCCGCTGCCGAAGGCCCCGTGGTTCGAGGCCGGAGCGTACTGGTCGGTCCGCCGAGTCCTGATGCACGTCATCGCCGAGACCGCCCAGCACGCGGGCCACGCCGACATCATTCGCGAGTCCCTGGACGGCGCCAAGAGCATGGGGTAG
- a CDS encoding MoxR family ATPase: MSGAGAGRAGTAAWAERLRDRLLAPIGAVFAGSPEAVEQTVICALAEGHVLIEGQPGSGKTTLAQALARATAGSCRRIQFTPDLLPAEVTGYAVPDGVGGGLRFREGPLFANVVVADEINRASPKTQSALLEAMEERQVTVDGETLPLPEPFLLAATQNPVELQGTYPSPRHSSTGS, from the coding sequence ATGAGTGGTGCGGGGGCAGGCCGGGCAGGGACCGCCGCGTGGGCGGAGCGTCTGCGCGACCGGCTGCTCGCGCCGATCGGCGCGGTGTTCGCCGGAAGTCCGGAGGCGGTGGAGCAGACGGTCATCTGCGCGCTCGCCGAGGGGCATGTGCTGATCGAGGGTCAGCCCGGCAGCGGGAAGACGACCCTGGCCCAGGCCCTCGCCCGGGCGACGGCGGGCTCCTGCCGCCGGATCCAGTTCACCCCGGATCTGCTGCCCGCCGAGGTGACCGGCTACGCCGTGCCCGACGGTGTCGGCGGCGGTCTGCGGTTCCGGGAGGGTCCGCTCTTCGCCAACGTCGTGGTGGCCGACGAGATCAACCGCGCCTCTCCCAAGACGCAGTCGGCGCTGCTGGAGGCCATGGAGGAGCGTCAGGTGACGGTGGACGGCGAAACCCTGCCGCTGCCGGAGCCGTTCCTGCTGGCCGCCACCCAGAACCCCGTCGAGTTGCAGGGCACCTACCCCTCCCCGAGGCACAGCTCGACCGGTTCCTGA
- a CDS encoding MoxR family ATPase produces the protein MRVVVGDPDEATECEIAAGRIGKAADVRPLMAPGELNAAIEALGAVPAPAPLTAYAVRLARATRTHPDVARGVSVRATAGLVRAARARAMLAGRRYPVADDVQALAVPVLAHRMVVHLGSGREPTDVVAELVRRVPVAERTAVR, from the coding sequence ATGCGGGTGGTGGTCGGCGACCCCGACGAGGCCACGGAGTGCGAGATCGCCGCCGGCCGCATCGGCAAGGCGGCCGACGTGCGCCCGCTGATGGCTCCCGGGGAACTGAACGCCGCGATCGAGGCGTTGGGCGCGGTGCCCGCCCCCGCGCCGCTGACCGCCTACGCGGTACGGCTCGCCAGGGCCACCCGCACCCACCCCGACGTGGCCCGGGGGGTGAGCGTCCGGGCCACCGCGGGGCTGGTCCGCGCGGCGCGGGCGCGGGCCATGCTGGCCGGACGCCGCTACCCGGTGGCGGACGACGTCCAGGCGCTGGCGGTGCCGGTGCTCGCGCACCGGATGGTGGTCCACCTCGGGTCGGGGCGGGAGCCGACGGACGTGGTCGCCGAACTGGTCCGGCGGGTACCGGTCGCCGAACGCACGGCGGTGCGGTGA